Proteins from a genomic interval of Stigmatella erecta:
- the dacB gene encoding D-alanyl-D-alanine carboxypeptidase/D-alanyl-D-alanine endopeptidase, with protein sequence MRRAPLVPLLLAALALSGCPRASRPPRPTLPEAARELLSAIEQEGALAGALVVDAQTGQPLFAHREHVRLLPASTMKLVSTSSALAALGPDFRFVTPVFLEGTHQGPLFEGQLVVESSGDPSLGSWRFPDTGTACEQIAEALWGRGIRQWRGALRVQAPDTDVEGPLGPGWAWDDAAYAMSAPPTPFVFRENVVDLALMRPDGTACAEPPTVQVSPPFATFPTTLRLDTSAAKPGLACLRARGAPGVQCVWRSASDQCPRTASLRLSIEDPQALFTACVEDALARKGLTRLPARGAAASLPAQTRQSLLELISPPLSELVKATNKESLNLYADRLGLRFARERTGTESFSALRAALGEELARRGISSRELRPVDGSGLSRYNLASPRGLVQVLFTGLRESYGPALADSLPIAGVDGTLANRRLSAQSLGRIRAKTGTLSSQKAFVGIAERPGDPAHPRVVFALMLGNMDEQPALSANEVFDQFAEALIHLPLQ encoded by the coding sequence ATGCGCCGTGCTCCGCTCGTCCCGCTCCTGCTCGCGGCCCTGGCGCTCTCCGGGTGCCCGCGCGCCAGCCGTCCCCCGAGGCCCACCCTGCCCGAGGCCGCGCGGGAGCTCCTGTCCGCCATCGAGCAAGAGGGGGCCCTGGCCGGGGCCCTCGTGGTGGATGCCCAGACGGGCCAGCCGCTCTTCGCGCACCGCGAGCACGTGCGCCTGCTGCCCGCCTCGACGATGAAGCTGGTGTCCACCTCCTCGGCCCTGGCCGCGCTCGGGCCGGACTTCCGCTTCGTCACCCCCGTCTTCCTGGAGGGCACCCACCAGGGCCCCCTCTTCGAGGGCCAGCTGGTGGTGGAGTCCTCGGGGGACCCGTCGCTGGGCTCCTGGCGCTTCCCGGACACGGGCACTGCCTGCGAGCAGATCGCCGAGGCGCTCTGGGGCCGGGGCATCCGCCAGTGGCGGGGCGCGCTGCGCGTCCAGGCCCCCGACACGGACGTGGAGGGGCCGCTGGGGCCGGGCTGGGCCTGGGACGATGCCGCGTACGCCATGAGCGCGCCCCCCACGCCCTTCGTCTTCCGGGAGAACGTGGTGGACCTGGCGCTGATGCGCCCCGATGGAACGGCCTGCGCCGAGCCGCCCACCGTCCAGGTCTCTCCGCCGTTCGCCACCTTCCCCACCACCCTGCGGCTCGACACCAGCGCCGCGAAGCCCGGCCTGGCCTGCCTCCGGGCCCGGGGCGCCCCGGGGGTCCAGTGCGTGTGGCGCTCGGCCTCGGACCAGTGCCCCCGGACGGCCTCCCTGCGCCTGTCCATCGAGGATCCCCAGGCCCTCTTCACCGCCTGCGTGGAGGACGCGCTCGCGCGCAAGGGCCTCACCCGCCTTCCTGCCCGGGGCGCCGCCGCCAGCCTCCCCGCGCAGACCCGCCAGAGCCTGCTGGAGCTGATCAGCCCGCCGCTCAGCGAGCTGGTGAAGGCGACCAACAAGGAATCCCTCAACCTCTACGCGGACCGGCTGGGCCTGCGCTTCGCGCGCGAGCGCACGGGCACCGAGAGCTTCTCCGCCCTGCGCGCGGCCTTGGGCGAGGAGCTGGCCCGGCGCGGCATCTCCTCCCGGGAGCTGCGGCCCGTGGATGGCAGCGGCCTGTCGCGCTACAACCTCGCCTCGCCCCGGGGGCTGGTGCAGGTGCTCTTCACGGGCCTGCGGGAGTCCTACGGCCCCGCGCTCGCGGACAGCCTGCCCATCGCCGGGGTGGACGGGACGCTGGCCAACCGCCGCCTGTCGGCGCAGAGCCTGGGGCGCATCCGGGCCAAGACGGGCACGCTCTCCAGCCAGAAGGCCTTCGTGGGCATCGCCGAGCGCCCCGGAGACCCAGCCCACCCCCGCGTGGTCTTCGCCCTGATGCTGGGCAACATGGACGAGCAGCCCGCGCTCTCGGCCAACGAAGTGTTCGACCAGTTCGCGGAGGCGCTGATCCACCTGCCGCTTCAGTAG